A window of Aliarcobacter trophiarum LMG 25534 contains these coding sequences:
- a CDS encoding CCA tRNA nucleotidyltransferase: protein MLIQKISLYKQTFNIPNFLIGILEDLKNSSYKPYFVGGCVRDFLLNKEIKDFDIEVFGLNSLEELRTILEKHTKVIEVGKTFGVLKIEENGIECDFSIPRVEKKVGKTHKSFEVKLFSDLSIKKAAKRRDFTINAIYYDYFKNSFIDPFLGLKDLKKRKIRYIDKKSFVEDSLRVFRAIGFASRFNFKITKKTKHLLKDIVKSDELDNLSRERVFEELKKLFLKSKKPSIGLKLLDELKIFKISFFGKYRAINRLSKILENREFEEKRALVLFFTILLRGEKEDEVLEFLSKISCDKKFLSSINSLLKESLEDDYISLKKQSLRVVLEDLILIELAFKNKNLSSIIKKCEEFDILNRALKPHIMGVDLLELGFSPSCDFRNMLNFALDLQIRENISKEEIKSSILKNFVK from the coding sequence TTGCTTATCCAAAAAATATCTCTTTACAAACAAACATTTAATATACCAAATTTTTTAATTGGTATTTTAGAAGATTTAAAAAATAGTTCATATAAGCCTTATTTTGTAGGTGGTTGTGTGAGAGATTTTCTTTTGAACAAAGAGATTAAAGATTTTGATATTGAAGTTTTTGGTTTAAATAGTTTGGAAGAGTTAAGAACTATTTTAGAAAAACATACAAAAGTTATTGAAGTTGGAAAAACTTTTGGTGTTTTAAAAATAGAAGAAAATGGTATAGAGTGTGATTTTTCTATACCTAGAGTAGAGAAAAAAGTAGGTAAAACACATAAAAGTTTTGAAGTAAAGCTTTTTTCAGATTTAAGTATAAAAAAAGCTGCAAAGAGGCGTGACTTTACTATAAATGCTATATATTATGACTACTTTAAAAATAGTTTTATAGACCCTTTCTTAGGTTTAAAAGATTTAAAAAAAAGAAAAATAAGATATATAGATAAAAAGAGTTTTGTAGAGGATAGTTTACGAGTTTTTAGAGCAATTGGTTTTGCTTCAAGATTTAATTTTAAAATAACAAAAAAGACAAAACATCTTTTAAAAGATATTGTGAAAAGTGATGAACTTGATAATTTATCAAGGGAGAGAGTTTTTGAAGAGTTAAAAAAACTATTTTTGAAATCAAAAAAACCCAGTATTGGGCTTAAGCTTTTAGATGAGCTTAAAATATTTAAAATCTCTTTTTTTGGAAAATATAGGGCTATAAATAGATTATCAAAGATCTTAGAAAATAGAGAGTTTGAAGAAAAAAGAGCATTAGTTTTATTTTTTACTATATTGTTAAGAGGTGAAAAAGAGGATGAAGTTTTGGAGTTTTTATCAAAAATAAGTTGTGATAAAAAATTTTTAAGCTCAATAAACTCTTTACTTAAAGAGAGTTTGGAAGATGATTATATAAGTTTAAAAAAACAATCTTTAAGAGTAGTTTTGGAAGATTTGATTTTGATTGAGCTTGCATTTAAGAATAAGAATCTATCTAGTATTATAAAAAAATGTGAAGAGTTTGATATTTTAAATAGGGCACTAAAACCGCATATTATGGGGGTTGATTTACTAGAGTTAGGTTTTTCTCCAAGTTGTGATTTTAGAAATATGTTAAATTTTGCACTTGATTTACAAATAAGAGAAAATATTTCAAAAGAGGAGATAAAATCCTCTATTTTGAAGAATTTTGTAAAATAG